The following DNA comes from Arthrobacter sp. SLBN-83.
GGTCTGGTGCAGGCTTTCCTCGGCCGCACGTACCGCCACCGCGGCCAGGCTGCTTTCGCCTTCACCGAGCTTTTGCTGCGCGGTTTGGGATGCGTTCTGGACAAAGGCCAGGCGTTCCTTGGCCTGGACGATATTGTCCGAGACCTGCACCAGGGCGCTGTCAGCATACTTGGACCGCATGGCCGCCAGGGACTGTTCGGCGCTGGAGATCTTGGCGTCCGCTTCGCGGGCTCCGGCGTTGACGGCCGCGAGGGCCTGCGGAGCGTTCTTCTCCAACTCACGCAGCGAGTCAAAGTCAGCCTTTTGCTCCTGGAGCGATTCCAGGGCGGCCTCGGAGCGGCGGATGATCTCGCCCAGCCAGGTCCGCTGCTGTTCCTCGGTATCCGGAATGTGGTCATCGAGCTGCTGCTGCAGCTTGAAAGACTCCGTCATGTGGGCCTTCGCTTCCGCCAGGGCCTTGGTGAAGTTTCCGACGGCGGCATCCCCGTACTGGGCCTGGGCGAAGCCGAGTTCCTGCTCACTGGACTTGATGGCGTCGTCCGCCTCGATGAGCAGCGAACCGCTCTTGCGCCGAAGTTCCTCAACGCTTAGCGAAGCCAGCGGGTCCAGTTCGGCCCCCTGGGGACCGTAGCTTCCGCTGGAGGCCGCCTGGCCGGCGGCCTTCTTCCGGCGGTTCCGGTAGTACAGGTAGGCCCCGCCACCGGCCACCACCACGCCTGCGCCTACCAGGACACCGGCACCGGCTCCGCTCCCGGACGAGACGTTGCCGCTGCCGCCGCCGGCAGCGTCGCCGACTGCGGATGCGGTGTCGATGGCGGCCTGGGCATAGTCCTTCTTGCCGCCGGCGAGGTTGGCGACTACCGCGTTCTGGGTGATGTTGCTCCGCTTGGAGTAAATGGCGCTGGCCGAGTTGGGGGAGAAGTAGTACTTACCCTGGTCGGTGGCGATGGCAAGGATGACATCGGCCTTGCCCATGCCTTTTGCCTTTGCCACGGCCTGGCTCCAGGCAGTCGGGTCAGAGGGGTTGTCGAACGACTTCACCGTGACCACGTACAGGTTGTACTTGTGGTCCTTCAACAGCTTCTGGATGGCATCCTGGACTTCGCCCTTCCGGCTGCCCAGCACGTTGGCGTCGTCAACGATGTTGGTCCCGGAGGGGATGGTGACCGGGTCTTCGGCCCATGCGGCGCCGGCGGGTACCGCCAGCAGCCCGGCAAAGCCGATCACGGCGAGGATACGTTTGAACTTTGACCGCATGTGCAACCCTTCAGCACGCCTGACACCGATTCGGGACGAATCAGTCGTCGAATCCAGCAGCGCCCCCACGCTTGGTGTGAAGCCGCAGGTCGCTGTGGCATTTCATCTTGATTCTATGGTGCACCCCACAGGCAGTCCATGCGACCGAATATGCCTCCAGCGAAACGCCTTTCGACCAAACAGCCTTGCTCCAAGCGTTCAGGAAGCTCTCAGCAAACATCCGAGCTTGTTCCAGCGGAACGGTTCATAGTTAATGGCAGACGAGGATGAAAGGAAGTCCCATGACTGAGAATCAAACCCCAGGACCGGTCCCTGAGGACAACGGCGCGCAGAGCCGGAACCCGTGGCACCAGCAGGGCGCGGAACAGCCTGGAGACCGCCAGTCGGAAACTCAGTATGGGAACGCGGGCGGATCCGGCACCCCTCAAGGCAACCAGGCCTCCCACAACCACCCCAACCCACAGAACAACACGGAACGGCTGGACCGGCCGCAGGCTGGTGACCACCACACCCAGGAATTGCCCGGCGCACCACGCCCCGTCTACCCGCAGCGGCAGCCGTTTTACGGACAGTCCGCAAACTATGGCCAGCAGCACCAGGACGGTCAGCCCGGATACTACGGCCAGCAGCACCACCAGAATGGCCAGCCCATGCATGGTAGCGGCCATGGCGCGCCTAATGGGAGCGTTGGCCTGGCCCCCAACCCCAAGGATGCCCCGCGCCGGAAGGCGACGTTCGGCATCGGCACCCTTGTGGCCAGCATCCTCGCAGCAGGCCTGGTGGGCGGCGGAGTGGCGACGGTCGGCGCAGGCGAGCTCTCCGGACATAACGCTTCCAGCACGTCGACCGTTGGCAGCAACAGCCAGCCCGGTACGGTCATCGTCAACAACAAGGACGACGTCAATGCCATTACCGCAGCGGCGGTGAAGGCCTCGCCCAGCGTGGTCACCATCAGCGCCACCAGCGGCAGCTCCGGCGGCACCGGCTCCGGCATTGTCCTTGATGACCAGGGGCACATCCTGACCAACACCCACGTGGTGACCCTGGACGGCCAGACCGCCAACGCCACCCTTGAGATCCGGACCAGCGACGGGAAGGTCCTGCCGGCAAAGCTCGTGGGTACCGACCCCCTGTCCGACCTCGCCGTCATCAAGGTGGACGACACCTCCGGCCTCACCCCTGCCACCCTTGGTGACTCGTCCAAGTTGAACGTGGGGGATACTGCCATCGCCATCGGTTCCCCGCTGGGCCTGACCGGAACCGTCACGGACGGCATCGTGTCCACCCTCAACCGGACCATCAGCGTGGCATCGTCGGCAGCGCCCAAGGGCGGTGACAACAGCCAGGGCGGCGACCAGGGGTTCCAGTTCGCCCCTCCGGGTGGCGGACAGAGCCAGCAGAACTCCAGTGAGGGTTCCATCGCCATCAACGTGATCCAGACGGACGCGGCCATCAATCCCGGTAACTCCGGCGGCGCCCTGGTGAACAGCAAAGGCGAGATCATCGGCGTGAACGTGGCCATCGCGTCCGCCGGCTCAGGCACCTCCACTTCGCAGAGCGGCAATATCGGCGTCGGGTTCAGCATCCCGATCAACAATGCCAAGCGCGTGGCACAGGAGATCATCGACAGCGGCAAGGCCTCCCATGGGCAGCTTGGCGTCAGCGTCAAGGCCAAGACCACCTCGGGCGCGGCCTCCGAGTTCTCCGTTGGCGCCGACGTCGCCACCGTCGATGCCAATTCCGCGGCGGGCAAGGCCGGCATCAAAGCGGGCGACGTCATCACCAAGTTCAACGACCTCACCATCGGCGAGCCGAACCAGTTGACCGCTGCGGTCCGGGAACAGCCGGCAGGATCCAAGGTGAAGATCACCGTGCAGCGCGGCGGCAGCGAACAGACGTTCGATGTCACGCTGGGCGCGGCGGCCAGCTAAGGCAGGACAGCACTCACGCAGGCCATGACGACGGCGGCGTCCCCACCAAAGGGGGCGCCGCCGTCGTCATTCCCTGTTCGGTAAACGGCCCTGAAACAGGCGTTAACGGAAGAGGGCGCGGGGGCACGCCGATATGGTTAGCTAGGAGCTACCCGCCTGCCGGGCATTCCGCGGCCATGCCCACCCGGCTGGCTGTCCACAAGCATGGAAGGCTGCTGTAAACACAGTGGAAGAGACATTGAAGATCGTAGTCCTGGTCAAACATGTACCGGACGCCCAGTTCGACCGCCACCTCAACGGGGAGGGCAACACCACGGACCGCGACGAAAGCATTCTGTCCGAGCTTGACGAATACGCCCTTGAAGCAGCCCTGCAGCTGGCCGAGGCGCGCGGCGGAAGCAAGGCGGGCAACCAGGTCATCGCCCTCAGCATGGGACCTGCCGGAGCCGTCAACGCCGTCAAGAAGTCACTGCAGATGGGCGCCACTGAAGGCGTGCACCTCACGGATGACGCCCTGGCAGGGTCGGACGCAGCCGCCACTTCGCTTGCGCTCGCCGCAGCAGTACGCCACCTGGGCGACGTGGACCTGGTCATTACCGGCATGGCCTCAACCGACGGTGAGACCTCCCTTGTGCCGGCGCAGCTGGCCGAGCGGCTTGGGCTGCCGCAGGTCACCTTCGCGTCCACGCTGCAGGTGGACGGCGGCCGCCTGACGGCCCGCCGTGACGCCGACACGTCCTCAGAAACGGTGGAGGCACCGCTGCCCGCCGTCGTGTCCGTCACGGACCAGATCAACGACCCCCGGTACCCCAACTTCAAGGGCATCATCGCCGCAAAGCGCAAGAGCATCACCACCCTGTCCCTGGCCGATATCGGCGTGCAGCCGGCGCAGGTGGGCTTCGCCGGTTCCTGGACCAGCGTGACCAGCGCGGAACAGCGGCCGCCCAGGACCGCAGGGACCATCATCACCGACGAGGGCGACGCCGGCATCAAGCTGGTTGACTTCCTGGCCGCCCAGAAGCTGCTCTAAGAGGGACACCGACATGGCAAAAGTACTCGTATTCATCGACAACCCCGGCGCGTCGCTCAAGAAGAGCAGCCTGGAACTGCTGACCCTGGCCCGCTCCCTGGGCGAGAGCACAGTGGCGCTGAACGGCGAACTCTCCGACGGCGTCGCTGCGACCTTCGCCGAATACGGCGTGGCCGGCATCCTGCGCCCGTCCGCCCAGGACCTTGACGATTTTCTGGTGGCACCCAAGGCGGCCTATGTTGCCGCCGCCGCTGAAATCACCGGCGCCAACATTGTCCTGCTTGACAACTCGCCCGAGGGCAAGGAGATCGCAGCCCGCGTGGGCATCCGGTTGAACGCGGGCGTCATCACCGACGTCGTGGCCGTGGATGCGGACGGCACTGCGCACAAATCGGTGCTGGCCGGTTCCTACAACACCGCCTGCAAGGCCACCACCCCGGTGTCCGTGGTGACCCTGAAGGCCAACAACGTCACCCCGGAGCCCGCGGCGGCCCCCACAACTCCCGGGACTGCCTCGGTGGAGGTCCCCGCGGTAGCCGCAGCGGCCCGCATCACCGAGCGGCAGCAGAAGGTGGCCAGCGGCCGGCCCGACCTCACCGACGCCCGGATCGTGGTGGCCGGCGGACGCGGCATGGACGGAGACTTCGGTCCCGTCGAAGAGCTGGCCGATGCCCTCGGAGCAGCTGTCGGCGCCTCCCGCGCCGCCACCGACGCGGGCTGGATCAGCCACGACGCCCAGGTGGGGCAGACCGGCAAGACCGTTTCCCCGCAGCTGTACATTTCCGCGGGCATCTCCGGCGCCATCCAGCAGAAGGCCGGCATGCAGACGTCCAAGGTCATCGTTGCGGTCAACAAGGATGCCGAATCCCCGGTCTTCGAGATTGCGGACTTCGGCATCATCGGCGACGTCTTCGATGTCCTGCCGCAGGCCGCCGCCGAGATCAAGAAGCGCAAGGGCTGACTCGTTGACTGCCTCCTCGGGGCAGGCAGGGAGCCCGTTCAACCCGGATATGCACCGGGTTGGGCGGGTGCTCTGTTTTGCGGCCCATCCTGACGACATCGACTTTGGCGCTGCCGGAACCGTCGCCGCCTGGACGGCGGCCGGCGTGCAGGTCAGCTACTGCATCATGACCGACGGCGACGCGGGCGGTTTCGACCCTGCCCACCGCGCGGACATCATTGCCATGCGCGACGCCGAACAGCGCCGGGCCGCCAAGCTGGTCGGCGTCACCGACATCCACTACCTCCACCAGCGGGACGGATACCTCGAGCCGTCGCACGAGGTGATGAAGGAGGTGGTGCGGCTGATCCGCCAGATCCGTCCCGACGTCGTCCTTGCCATGCATCCGGAACGCAACTGGGAGCGGATCCAGAAGAGCCACCCCGACCACCTGGCAGTGGGGGAGGCGGTGACGCGGGCCGTGTATCCGGCACTCGAAAACCCCTTCGCCTACCCGGAACTGGCCGACGCCGGTCTCGAGGCCTACAAGCTGCCGTGGCTGTGGCTCTACGCGGGGCCCGGGGAACGGGAAAACCACTTCGTGGACATCACGGACCACGTGGACGCCAAGCTGGCCGCAATCCATGTCCATGTCAGCCAGCACCCCGACGTCGCGGCGATGGAGGCCACCGTCCGCCGGGGAATGCAGCTCAATGCTGCCAGGGCAGGACTGCCGGGAGGGCGCAGTGCGGAAGCGTTCCACGTGGTGGCCGTCAACGGGCCTGACACGATCGCAGGTTTCTAGGACGGAAAAGCGCCCCCGGTTCTTCCCATAAAGAACCGGGGGCGCTTTCCTGTTGCCTTGACTCGAACCTCAGGCTCCGAGCGGAGCCGCCGCGACCGTAGGCAGCGTGGGGGCCTTGGACCCGCCGGCCGGCTCAACCGTGATGCCCAGCGATGCGGCAGAATGGATGCCCTGGACCACGGCAGGCTTGGAGAGGGCCTGCTCGTCCATCAGCCCCTGCGACACGGGAGCCGAACCGTCCTTGGGGATCAGCCACATTTGGTAGACCTTGCCTGCAGGGGGAGCGGGTACGCCGCTCATCTTCACTACGGCAGCGTCCTCGGATGTTGAAATCAGCAGGGTGGCCTTGCCGCCGCCGGCCACGTTCACGGACGCCTCGCGCAGGTCGCTTGCCCTGGCCACCTGGTTGACGGGATCGTTCTGGTCGGCCATGTAGGCGCCCACGCCCACGCCGCCGAGCGCGATGGCCGCTGCTGCTGCCACGCCCACCAGCCAGCGCCGGGTGCCGGACGGCCCGCGCCGCTCCTCGCGGCGCTTGCGGGCCTGCGCCAGCTCATCCCGTGTACCGGAGCCGGCAGGGGTGCTCTGCGAGGGAGCCGGTGGCGTGATTCCGGGCGGCGCCGGTGCGTCGCCGGCTGCCGGTCCGTCCTGGCTGGGGAGTTGGGCAGGAAGCTGGGCGACGATCCGTTCGAACAGGTCCGACGGCGGTTCCTCCTCGGCCCGGAAAGTTCGGGCCAGCGCCTCCCGGGACTGCCGGACGCGTGCAAGGAAGGCCAGCCGCTCCGGCTCAGGGGCGGTGGAGATGTACCGGTCGATGGCATCGCGTTCCTGCTCCGTGACCGCGTCAAGGGCGTAGAGCTCGGCAAGGTCCACGGCACGGCCTGCGGCAAGATCCATCGCCACAGTGTCACCAAAGGAACTTGACCGGCCGTTGCGGCCTTCATCCATTCCGTTCATCTCAACTCACCCCCAAACAGGTCTTCAATCGGATCAGTCCGTCGCGGATGCGGGACTTGATAGTGGGCACTGCCGCATTCAGCCGTTCGGCCACCTCACGGTAAGTAAGGCCGCCGTAGTAGGCCAGGCGCACGGACTCCTGCTGGGTTTCCGTCAGCGTCCCCAGGCAGCGGACAACAGCCTCCGCTTCCAGCCGGCTGCCCACTTCATCGGAAACAGTGTCGTGGTCGATGTCCTGCGTGCTGGCACCGTACTTCGCTTCCCTGTCCGTGGAGGACTGCGACGAGCGCACCTTGTCCACGGCCCGCCGGTGCGAGATAGTCATCAGCCAGGAGAGCGGGCTGCCGGCCTGGGGATCGAACTTCGCAGCGTTCTGCCAGACCTGGAGGAAGACCTCCTGCGTGGTGTCCTCGCTGAGTTCGGGATCGATCAGGACGCGGCGCGCCATGCCGAAGACCCGCCGGGACGTCAGCTGGTAAAACTCGGCAAACGACGCCTGGTCCCCCCGGGCGATGCCCGCCAGCAGGACCGAGAGGCGTTGGCTAAGGTCAGCAGGTGGGTCAGTCACCGCGGCGGAGCCCTCGGAATTCGGCGCGTTGGGAGTTTCCATTACGTCCAAGCATAAGTCTCCGGGCGGGGAATCCTCAGCAGTGCCGTGCCGGCTGCGGCTGTCCGGCCTGGATCCTGCTTCCAGTAGTGTCACCTGCCGCTCCTTGGTCCTGGTCCGCTCGAATGCCTACAGGAGCTATTCGGGGCAGGGCAGGGCGCGGATGGGAGGACGAATGAAGATTTTCCGTGATGCGGAGCCCGGATCCTAAAGCCGGGCGCCCGCGAATCCCTGCTGGCGCCAGGCCTCATAGACGGCGATGGAGGCGGCATTGGCCAGGTTGAGGGAACGAAGGGCCGGCAACATGGGCAGCCGCACCGTGGCGGTCACGTGGGCATCGTTCTTCAGTTCGGCCGGCAGTCCGACGGATTCGCGGCCAAACATCAGGACGTCGCCCGGGGCGTAGGTGATGTCTGTGTAGCTGGTGGTGCCGTCAGAGGTGAACGCGTAGACGCGCTCGGGCTGGAGGTGCTGCCAGGCGTCCTCGATGGTCTTGTGCACCGTAACTACGGCGAGGTCGTGGTAGTCCAGCCCGGCCCGGCGCAGCTTGGCGTCGGAAAAGTCGAAGCCAAGGGGTTCCACAAGGTGCAGTTCGGCGCCCGTGATGGCGGCGAGGCGGATGGCGTTGCCGGTATTGCCGGGAATCTCTGGTTCATGGAAAAGGATGCGGAACACCTCCCCATCCTAGCCACCGTCGTCAGTGCATGCCGCGCAGCAGCCTGGCCAGGACCGGGACGTTCACCGTGTTGGGTGCGGGCCCGGAGGCAAGGAAATCCTTCAGGCCCCGCACCATGCCCGCTGCGTTCACGATCTGGACAGTCTCCAGGGCGCCGGCCGGGCGCCGGTGGTGGTCTATTACCGGTTCATGGAGGTTTCCGTCCGGGCCGTGCACCACGGTCCATCCGGTGACGTTGAGCTCCGGGAAGATTTCCTGCATGGCCCACACCACCCGCGCCAGCTGCGGAGGCGCCACGGAACGGCCGCCATGGTTGAGTGTCCTGCCGTCCCAGGCGTAGGCGCCCCTGGGCAGGAGCATGGAATTGACCAAGGCCAGCCGGTAGCCGGAAAGGACCGCATGGTCGATATGGCTGTTGTCCGCCGGGGACTGCAGTCCATTGACGAGCCGGGCGGCGGGAATGGCCGGCAGCACCTGCCGGGTCAGCAGCTGCACGGTGCGCATCTCGCGCTGGATCCGGGCCTCAGCACCAAAGATGCCGCGTTTCCGCGGCATCCCGTGAACCTGCTGGCGGGCCTGGGCCAGGGGGATGAGGGGAACGTCGTTTCCTTCGTACGGCGGAACATAGATCGGCGGGTCGCCTGCGGTGTTCCTGCCGTTTCCTGGCCTCCGGACGGTTGCCGACGCCCTGCTTCCGGCGGCAGGGGCATCAAAATGGGCGCCGTCGTCGGGCGCGGCTCCGCGGACTGGACCAGCACCGTAGGACCGGTCGTAGGCTTTCCGCCGCTGCGGATCGATCAGGGTCTCGTAGGCAGCAGTCACTCGCCGGAATGCTGCGGCATCACCGCCGTGGTCCGGGTGCGCAATCCTGGCGGCGCGGCGGTAGGCCACCTTGATTTCCTTGTCGGTGGCGGTGACGGCCACGCGAAGGACCTGGTAGTGGGAGCTGCTGCTCTCGGTCAAGCATTTTTCCTTTACATCATGCGCGGCTTCCTGTTTTCCGTCAGGGAAACGGGTGCCCGCCCAGTCTAGCCAGCACTTGTGGCGCCATGCCGTGACAACGAACGCCGGGTGCTTGCGGGTTCCCGGCGGACCGGAGTCTAGACTCGTGCCTGCGCGGCTGAACGGTGATCCGCGGCCGGAAGAAACAAGCAGGGGTGGAAATGGAGATGCCGACGACGGCTGGGCGGCCCGGCAGGGCACGGCACAGGGGAGTGCCGCTCGCCTTTGCATGCCTGGGCTCTATGCTCTTGGGCGGGTGCAGCGTAGGTGTTCCGGATCCTTCCGTACCGGCTGCAACTTCAAACACTCCGGTGCTGGCCACTCCCACCATTACCCCGGGGTACGACGCTGCCGCCGTTGCGGCGCGGGACCTCCCCTTCGCTGCCGGCGGGACGCTGGCGCCCGGAGTGCCGGTGGGCATCTCCGATGAGCTGAAAGGCGCGCCCGGCTGGAAGCTCGAAAAGGAAAACGTGGCCGGTTCCAGCCAATACGCAAGGACGGATGGCTGCGTTGTGGCGGCCCGGATCAGTACGGGCCAGGCTCCGCTGGCGCGGGGCGGGGACCGGGACTCAACCGTTGCGCTTTTCCAGTACCTGGACGGCACCATCCAGCCTTCGTACCTGAAGACGGAAACATTGCAGTGGGGCGGCACGCCGGACGCGCCGGGCAAAAACGTTGAAGTGCTGGCGCTGGAGCAGGCGGCTCCGGGCGGGCGGTCCACTGCGGTGCTGGCGAGGGTTTTTGGTACGGCGGATTCGTCGGCGTATATATCGGTGTCCTGCCCGGACGCGGCGGCACTGGCATCAGCGCGCAACGACGTCCGCCGTTACCTGCCGCTGCTTCCTCCCGGTGCTTGACCTGGCCCGTTGGCAGGTGGGCCAGGTCGGCGCAAGGCCGCCGGCGGCTGGAGGGCACAGCTGCCGGCGGATTCTTTGCACGGAACACCCGCTTCCGCGGACAGAACGGGTTAAACGGCGGACCGGCTGATCCCCGCAGACAGCCGGTTGAGGGCCAGGGCGCCTACCAGGAGCCCGAAGTCCCGCAGGGCCACGTCGTAGAAGCTTCCCAGCAGCAGCAGGTTGATGATGATCCCAGCTAACCAGGCGGCCACCAACAACGAGCCGTACTTTGGACGAAGGGCCACAACCACGCCGGCGATGATCTCCACCACCCCGACGACGTACATGAAGGTCTGGGGTGGCAGCGGCACCACCGCGGTGGCCTGGGGTGCCAGGTAGACGGTCCACTGGGTGAGGATATTCGTGAACTTGTCCAGGCCGAAAAGGATGGGCGCAACGGTAAAGACAGTGCGCAGCAGCAGGAAGGCCTGCCGGTCCGCCGGCATGGTGGTGAATGCATGCTGGGTGCGCACTGCCGATGCTGATTTCATGGTGTACTCCTTCTAAAAGTAGGTACCGCAATTTTAGAAAGCGCCTGTTCTATAATCAATAGATCTTGTGTTTGGATTTGGAGGCGTCATGTACCGACTTCCCTGGGCGGACAGGATCGCCGCCGTTGCCTCACTCACGGACGGGAAGAGGCTGCAACTGTTCGAGCTGGTGGCGGCGTCGCCCCGGCCCATGGGGCGCGATGAGGTGGCGGAGGCGGCTGGAATGGCGCGGAGCACCGTTTCCTTCCATCTCGACAGGCTGGTCCAGGATGGACTTCTGGCCGTGGAATTCCTTAAGCCCGCGGGCAGGACGGGGCCAGGGTCGGGACGTCCGGCCAAAATGTACCGGCCGGTGGGCGGCGAAGTAGGAGCCTCCGTACCGGACCGGAACTATGACCTCGCCGGGGAATTGATGGCGGCTGCCATCGAGTCTTCGCAGGCCGAAGGCGGGCCGGTGGGGGAGTCGCTGCGCCACGTTGCGTTCCGGAAGGGTCGGGAACTCGCAGAAGCGGCCGGCGGGCTGGAGGATTTCCTGTCGGAAGCGGGCTACCAGCCACAGCCTGATGGTGACGGCGGCTACCGGCTGCCCAACTGCCCTTTCCATAGGCTTTCGCGGACCCATGCAACGGTAGTGTGCGACATGAACGGCGCCTTCCTGCGGGGGGCGGCGGTTGGCTGCGGCAGCCCCGAGGACCGTGTCGCCGAGGCCTCCGAGCCAGGTCATTGCTGCGCCCGGATCAAGGGCGCCGGCTAACGGCGCCCGCCGGGAGCTGGGGCACGGGGCGATAGAATTGGAGGATGCCCGCCTACCTCGACCATGCCGCCACCACGCCGCTTTCCGGAGCCGCGCTCGCCGCCTTGACCCGGGAGCTCGCGCGGACCGGCAATCCCTCATCGCTGCATGGGTCCGGCCGCCGTGCCCGCCGTGCCGTGGAGGATGCCCGGGAAGCCATTGCCGCAGCGGCGGGAGCCCACCCCTCGGAGGTGATCTTCACCTCGGGAGGCACCGAGTCGGACAACCTCGCGGTGAAGGGCATGTACTGGTCCCGGGTGGCAGAAGACCCGACGCGGCGGCGCATCCTATGTTCCGCCGTCGAACACCACGCGGTCCTTGACACCGTGGAATGGCTGGAGCGCCACGAAGGTGCCGAGGTGACCTGGCTGCCGGTGGACGGCGAAGGGGTGCTGGATCTGGATGTGCTCGAAACTGAACTTGCGCGCGATCCGGGTACCGTGGCGCTGGTGACCGTCATGTGGGCCAACAATGAGGTGGGCGCCATCCAGCCGATCCGGCGCATCGTTGACCTTGCCCATGGTGCAGGCGTCCCGGTGCATTCCGATGCAGTCCAGGCGTTCGGCTCGGTGCCGGTGCACTTCAAGGATTCAGGCCTGGATGCCATGTCCATCTCGGGGCACAAAATCGGCGGCCCCGTCGGGGTGGGGGCACTCCTGCTGGGACGGGCCGTGAAATTGACGCCCGTGCAGCATGGCGGCGGGCAGGAACGCGACGTACGCTCCGGCACCCTGGACACCGCTTCCATTGCTGCCTTCGCTGCAGCCGCGGAAGCTGTCACTGCAGCGCTTCCCACGGAGTCGGCACGGATCGCCGCGCTGCGGGACAGGCTGATCGACGGCGTCCGGGAACGGGTACCGGAGGCGGTCCTCCGCGGTGCGCCTGGGGCCGGCCGGCTTCCCGGCAACGCCCATTTCACATTTCCCGGCTGCGAAGGGGACTCGCTGCTGTTCCTCCTTGACCTCGCGGGCATCGAATCGTCCACCGGGTCGGCGTGCACGGCCGGCGTGCCCCGGCCCTCCCACGTGCTCCTGGCCATGGGCCTGGACGAGGAAACGGCGCGCGGGGCCCAGCGGTTCAGCCTGGGGCACGCTTCCACAGAAGCCGACGTCGACGCCCTGCTTGCGGCGCTGCCTGAAGCTTATGCCCGGGCGCGCCAGGCGGGCATGGCCGGGCATGAGTCCTCGATCCAGACTGCAGGGACCGTGGCACGGCAGGCTCTGGCCGGGGCGTGACCCTCACCCTTACCTTTTCCGGCCAATTTGCCTGCCACCGTAGAATGGATAGGCGAAGATCGTTTCCGCCGCCGCTGCGGTCAATCCGTTGCGGCCCCGGAGAACAAGCATCCCCCAACAGAAAGCCAGCATGCGAGTACTAGCAGCCATGAGCGGCGGAGTTGACTCCGCTGTTGCCGCCGCCCGCGCGGTGGAGGCCGGGCACGACGTCGTCGGCGTCCACCTGGCCCTGTCGCGCATGCCCGGAACCCTGCGCACCGGCAGCCGTGGATGCTGCACCATCGAGGACTCGCGCGACGCGTGGCGTGCCTGCGACGTACTCGGCATACCGTACTACGTGTGGGACTTCTCCGAGCGCTTCAAGGAAGACGTCGTCCAGGACTTCATCGACGAATACGCGGCCGGCAGGACGCCCAACCCCTGCATGCGCTGCAACGAACGCATCAAGTTCGCCGCCCTTCTGGAGAAGGCCATCGCCCTGGGCTTCGACGCCGTCTGCACCGGGCACTACGCCAAGGTCATCGAGGACGCCAACGGCAACCGGGAACTGCACCGCGCTGCCGACTGGGCCAAGGACCAGAGCTACGTCCTCGGCGTCCTTACCCACGAACAGCTCAGGCACTCCATGTTCCCGCTGGCGGACACCCCCTCCAAGGCCGAGGTGCGGGCCGAAGCGGAGCGGCGCGGCCTCTCGGTGGCCAACAAGCCGGACAGCCACGACATCTGCTTCATCCCCGACGGCGACACCGCGGGCTGGCTTGCCGACAAGATCGACATGACCAGCGGCGACATCGTGGATGAGACAGGAGCCAAAGTGGGGGAGCACCCGGGTGCCAACGCATTCACTGTCGGCCAGCGGCGCGGACTCAAGCTGGGAACCCCTGCTGCTGACGGCAAGCCCCGCTTCGTGCTGGAAATCCGGCCCAAGGAAAACAAGGTAGTGGTGGGCCCCGGGGCGCTGCTGGCAATCGACGAGATCCGCGGCATTAAGGTGTCCTGGGCAGGCCTTCCCATTGCGGAAGTGGAAACCGGAGCCGAATTCGACTGCTATGCACAGGTGCGGGCCCACGGGGATCCGGTTCCGGCGACGGCGTGGATGGAGCCCGCCGCGGACGGCGCTGGGGCAAGCCAGTTGGTGGTCCGCCTGGTGACACCGTTGCGGGGCGTCGCGCCCGGGCAGACCGTGGTCCTGTACCAGGGCACCAGGGTGC
Coding sequences within:
- a CDS encoding PIG-L deacetylase family protein, which codes for MTASSGQAGSPFNPDMHRVGRVLCFAAHPDDIDFGAAGTVAAWTAAGVQVSYCIMTDGDAGGFDPAHRADIIAMRDAEQRRAAKLVGVTDIHYLHQRDGYLEPSHEVMKEVVRLIRQIRPDVVLAMHPERNWERIQKSHPDHLAVGEAVTRAVYPALENPFAYPELADAGLEAYKLPWLWLYAGPGERENHFVDITDHVDAKLAAIHVHVSQHPDVAAMEATVRRGMQLNAARAGLPGGRSAEAFHVVAVNGPDTIAGF
- a CDS encoding anti-sigma factor domain-containing protein, which translates into the protein MDEGRNGRSSSFGDTVAMDLAAGRAVDLAELYALDAVTEQERDAIDRYISTAPEPERLAFLARVRQSREALARTFRAEEEPPSDLFERIVAQLPAQLPSQDGPAAGDAPAPPGITPPAPSQSTPAGSGTRDELAQARKRREERRGPSGTRRWLVGVAAAAAIALGGVGVGAYMADQNDPVNQVARASDLREASVNVAGGGKATLLISTSEDAAVVKMSGVPAPPAGKVYQMWLIPKDGSAPVSQGLMDEQALSKPAVVQGIHSAASLGITVEPAGGSKAPTLPTVAAAPLGA
- a CDS encoding sigma-70 family RNA polymerase sigma factor; the encoded protein is METPNAPNSEGSAAVTDPPADLSQRLSVLLAGIARGDQASFAEFYQLTSRRVFGMARRVLIDPELSEDTTQEVFLQVWQNAAKFDPQAGSPLSWLMTISHRRAVDKVRSSQSSTDREAKYGASTQDIDHDTVSDEVGSRLEAEAVVRCLGTLTETQQESVRLAYYGGLTYREVAERLNAAVPTIKSRIRDGLIRLKTCLGVS
- a CDS encoding tRNA (cytidine(34)-2'-O)-methyltransferase is translated as MFRILFHEPEIPGNTGNAIRLAAITGAELHLVEPLGFDFSDAKLRRAGLDYHDLAVVTVHKTIEDAWQHLQPERVYAFTSDGTTSYTDITYAPGDVLMFGRESVGLPAELKNDAHVTATVRLPMLPALRSLNLANAASIAVYEAWRQQGFAGARL
- a CDS encoding J domain-containing protein, whose translation is MTESSSSHYQVLRVAVTATDKEIKVAYRRAARIAHPDHGGDAAAFRRVTAAYETLIDPQRRKAYDRSYGAGPVRGAAPDDGAHFDAPAAGSRASATVRRPGNGRNTAGDPPIYVPPYEGNDVPLIPLAQARQQVHGMPRKRGIFGAEARIQREMRTVQLLTRQVLPAIPAARLVNGLQSPADNSHIDHAVLSGYRLALVNSMLLPRGAYAWDGRTLNHGGRSVAPPQLARVVWAMQEIFPELNVTGWTVVHGPDGNLHEPVIDHHRRPAGALETVQIVNAAGMVRGLKDFLASGPAPNTVNVPVLARLLRGMH
- a CDS encoding DoxX family membrane protein translates to MKSASAVRTQHAFTTMPADRQAFLLLRTVFTVAPILFGLDKFTNILTQWTVYLAPQATAVVPLPPQTFMYVVGVVEIIAGVVVALRPKYGSLLVAAWLAGIIINLLLLGSFYDVALRDFGLLVGALALNRLSAGISRSAV
- a CDS encoding helix-turn-helix transcriptional regulator; this translates as MYRLPWADRIAAVASLTDGKRLQLFELVAASPRPMGRDEVAEAAGMARSTVSFHLDRLVQDGLLAVEFLKPAGRTGPGSGRPAKMYRPVGGEVGASVPDRNYDLAGELMAAAIESSQAEGGPVGESLRHVAFRKGRELAEAAGGLEDFLSEAGYQPQPDGDGGYRLPNCPFHRLSRTHATVVCDMNGAFLRGAAVGCGSPEDRVAEASEPGHCCARIKGAG